In a single window of the Caproicibacterium sp. BJN0003 genome:
- a CDS encoding glycosyltransferase family 2 protein: MSKPKISIIMPVYQVEKYVAKAIESIQKQTLSDWEFLIVDDGSLDKSGKICDEYAKYDSRIHVTHKKNGGAPSARNVAIDIAKGKYLYFMDSDDWAEPTMLEDMYCLAEKNCSQLVVAGFYIDTYYNDTEKYTQQQCSENAAFYSKRDFRKEAYRFFDKNLLYTPWNKLYLASYIQINKFYFPQTFWDDFPFNLSVIRDVERVCMTSKCYYHFIRQRSESETAKYRQNMYEKREEEHKWMLDLYNYWDVHNEASKEFLARRYVERIVGCVENVTNSSCNLSVAEKKASIREMIKNPRAALAARIAKPKSRYMQLMVLPIKWKNIQLTYLEGCTISKVKSKNIKLFAKLKANR, translated from the coding sequence ATGTCAAAACCCAAAATTAGTATTATTATGCCTGTTTATCAAGTGGAAAAGTATGTAGCAAAAGCGATAGAAAGCATTCAAAAACAGACGCTTTCAGATTGGGAATTTTTAATTGTAGATGACGGATCTTTAGATAAAAGCGGAAAAATTTGTGATGAGTATGCAAAATATGATTCTAGGATTCATGTTACTCATAAGAAAAATGGTGGCGCTCCCAGTGCCAGAAATGTAGCGATTGATATTGCTAAAGGAAAATACTTGTACTTTATGGATTCGGATGACTGGGCAGAACCGACCATGTTAGAAGATATGTATTGTCTTGCTGAAAAGAATTGCTCTCAGCTTGTGGTGGCTGGCTTTTACATAGATACTTATTACAATGATACTGAAAAATATACGCAGCAGCAATGTTCAGAAAATGCAGCCTTTTATTCTAAAAGAGATTTTCGTAAAGAAGCATATCGCTTTTTTGACAAAAATTTATTGTATACTCCATGGAATAAGTTGTATCTTGCAAGTTATATTCAAATAAATAAATTTTATTTTCCACAGACTTTTTGGGACGATTTTCCATTTAATCTTAGTGTTATTCGGGATGTGGAAAGGGTTTGTATGACTTCAAAATGTTATTATCATTTTATTCGCCAGCGTTCTGAATCTGAAACTGCTAAGTATCGTCAAAATATGTATGAAAAGCGTGAAGAGGAACATAAATGGATGTTAGATCTATATAATTATTGGGATGTCCATAATGAAGCAAGCAAGGAGTTCCTTGCACGGCGTTATGTGGAGCGAATTGTTGGATGCGTAGAAAATGTAACAAATTCTAGCTGCAATTTATCCGTGGCAGAGAAAAAAGCCTCTATCCGTGAAATGATTAAAAATCCTCGTGCAGCTTTAGCGGCACGAATTGCAAAACCAAAATCCAGATATATGCAATTGATGGTTCTTCCAATTAAATGGAAAAACATACAGCTAACTTATTTGGAAGGTTGTACAATTTCAAAGGTAAAGTCAAAAAATATTAAATTATTTGCAAAACTAAAAGCAAATAGATAA
- the glf gene encoding UDP-galactopyranose mutase: MLQYDYLIVGSGLFGSVFAHEALCHGKKCLVIEKRNHTGGNVHCTQVEGITVHQYGAHIFHTNNEKVWNYVNQFVCFNRFTNSPIANYKGEIYNLPFNMNTFSKMWGVRTPKEAERKIKEQCAQIKGVPRNLEQQAISLVGQDVYEKLIKGYTEKQWGRSCKDLPAFIIKRLPVRFTYDNNYFNDLYQGIPIGGYNKLIDQLLQGTEVQLETDFNECRKELLPLAKKAIYTGMIDAYFDNQFGKLEYRSLKFENEILNEPNFQGVAACNYTDRDTPFTRIIEHKHFEFGTQPKTVITREYPVEWNDKMEPYYPINDIKNQKLYQMYAHLAKNEKNVLFGGRLAEYQYYNMDQVIASALEIAKRELN; this comes from the coding sequence GTGTTACAGTACGACTATTTGATTGTTGGAAGTGGGCTATTTGGAAGTGTATTTGCACATGAGGCACTTTGCCATGGAAAAAAATGTTTAGTTATTGAAAAGCGAAACCATACTGGAGGAAATGTTCATTGTACTCAAGTGGAAGGGATTACAGTTCATCAATACGGAGCCCATATCTTTCACACCAATAATGAAAAAGTATGGAATTATGTTAATCAATTTGTGTGCTTTAATCGATTTACAAATTCGCCAATTGCGAATTATAAAGGAGAAATTTATAATCTTCCCTTTAATATGAACACTTTTTCTAAAATGTGGGGAGTTCGCACTCCAAAAGAAGCGGAGAGGAAAATTAAAGAACAGTGTGCACAGATCAAAGGAGTTCCAAGAAATTTAGAACAGCAAGCAATCAGCTTAGTTGGACAAGATGTTTATGAGAAGTTAATAAAAGGGTATACAGAAAAGCAATGGGGACGTAGTTGTAAAGATCTTCCAGCTTTTATTATTAAACGTCTTCCGGTGCGCTTTACTTATGATAACAATTATTTTAATGATTTGTATCAAGGAATTCCGATCGGTGGCTATAATAAACTTATTGATCAATTGCTTCAAGGAACTGAAGTTCAATTGGAAACTGATTTTAATGAATGCCGAAAAGAATTGCTTCCATTAGCTAAAAAAGCCATTTATACAGGAATGATAGATGCTTATTTTGATAATCAGTTTGGTAAACTGGAATATCGTAGTTTGAAATTTGAAAATGAGATTCTAAATGAGCCGAATTTTCAAGGAGTCGCAGCTTGTAACTATACAGATCGTGACACACCATTTACGAGAATTATTGAACATAAACATTTTGAATTTGGGACACAGCCCAAAACAGTCATTACGCGTGAATACCCAGTAGAGTGGAATGATAAAATGGAGCCATATTATCCAATTAATGATATAAAAAATCAAAAGTTATATCAGATGTATGCACATCTTGCGAAAAATGAAAAAAATGTCTTGTTTGGTGGAAGGTTAGCTGAGTATCAATATTATAATATGGATCAAGTGATAGCTTCCGCCTTGGAAATAGCCAAGAGAGAGCTTAATTGA
- a CDS encoding phage integrase SAM-like domain-containing protein yields the protein MKNGIKEPTVKHRKNLLTSKVLDISYYDLYLLYENECRLKNLSETTIRGYFFADKYFMQFAGNDLKCSEVTQDLINEYTLYLKDKLKSQTNGVH from the coding sequence ATGAAAAACGGTATAAAAGAGCCTACTGTAAAACACCGTAAAAATCTACTAACCAGTAAGGTTTTAGACATTTCTTATTATGATCTTTATTTGCTTTATGAAAATGAATGTAGGCTGAAGAATTTATCGGAAACAACAATCCGAGGATATTTTTTTGCAGATAAGTATTTCATGCAATTTGCAGGTAATGATTTGAAATGTAGTGAAGTGACACAGGACTTAATTAATGAGTATACTCTGTATCTAAAAGATAAGTTGAAGTCACAAACAAATGGTGTTCATTGA